In Glycine max cultivar Williams 82 chromosome 7, Glycine_max_v4.0, whole genome shotgun sequence, a single window of DNA contains:
- the GA20OX2 gene encoding gibberellin 20 oxidase 2 encodes MLVPHPSMLIAPQNTVENHDNIMEGQKLHFDGSLMPNQSNIPSQFIWPDHEKPCLTPPELQIPPIDLKCFLSADPQALSTVCAELSEACKKHGFFLVVNHGVDSKLIAQAHKLIDDFFCMQLSQKQKAQRKIGEHCGYANSFIGRFSSKLPWKETLSFHYSADKSRKTVEDYFLNVMGEDFKQFGSVFQEYCEAMSKLSLGIMELLGMSLGVGRECFRDFFEGNESVMRLNYYPPCQKPELALGTGPHCDPTSLTILHQDQVEGLQVFVDGRWYSVAPKEDAFVVNIGDTFMALSNGMFKSCLHRAVVNNKIVRKSLAFFLCPNRDKVVTPPKDLISYENSRTYPDFTWPSLLEFTQKHYRSDTKTLDAFSRWLLEKNNPNRGAPTNVPWPTKSIN; translated from the exons atgcTAGTTCCTCATCCTTCAATGCTAATTGCACCTCAAAACACCGTAGAAAATCATGACAACATCATGGAAGGACAGAAACTACACTTTGATGGATCTTTGATGCCAAACCAATCCAACATACCCTCCCAGTTCATATGGCCTGATCATGAAAAACCATGCCTAACACCACCAGAACTCCAAATTCCACCCATTGACTTGAAGTGCTTTCTCTCAGCAGATCCACAAGCTTTGTCAACAGTTTGTGCTGAATTGAGTGAGGCATGCAAGAAGCATGGCTTCTTCCTTGTTGTCAACCATGGAGTTGATAGCAAGCTCATAGCTCAAGCTCATAAGCTCATAGATGATTTCTTCTGCATGCAACTCTCACAGAAGCAGAAGGCTCAGAGAAAGATTGGAGAACATTGTGGCTATGCTAATAGCTTCATTGGAAGATTCTCCTCCAAACTTCCTTGGAAGGAAACACTTTCTTTCCATTATTCTGCAGATAAATCCAGAAAAACTGTGGAGGATTATTTCCTTAATGTCATGGGGGAAGATTTCAAGCAATTTGG GAGTGTGTTCCAAGAATACTGTGAAGCCATGAGCAAACTCTCTCTTGGGATAATGGAGCTTCTGGGGATGAGCCTAGGAGTTGGCAGGGAATGTTTCAGAGATTTCTTCGAAGGAAATGAGTCGGTTATGAGGTTGAATTACTACCCACCATGCCAAAAACCTGAGTTAGCTTTAGGAACTGGACCTCATTGTGACCCTACATCCCTAACCATTCTCCACCAAGATCAAGTCGAGGGCCTCCAAGTCTTTGTTGATGGAAGATGGTACTCTGTCGCTCCTAAAGAAGATGCTTTCGTTGTCAATATTGGCGACACATTTATG GCTCTATCGAATGGGATGTTCAAGAGTTGCTTGCATAGAGCAGTTGTAAACAACAAAATTGTGAGAAAATCACTTGCTTTCTTCCTATGTCCAAATAGAGACAAAGTGGTCACCCCTCCAAAAGATCTAATCAGCTACGAAAATTCAAGAACATACCCAGATTTCACATGGCCAAGCCTTCTTGAATTTACACAGAAACACTACAGATCTGACACAAAAACACTTGATGCTTTCTCGAGATGGCTACTAGAAAAAAACAATCCGAACAGGGGTGCCCCCACAAATGTTCCATGGCCAACAAAATCTATAAACTGA
- the LOC100811181 gene encoding polygalacturonate 4-alpha-galacturonosyltransferase, whose product MTPKNRGKASCFPLLGFVLLCVLAPVFFFLSRGLYAAADEDYISAVPSKQVGKWREWQALQDLKSLFSEEVLDVIVSSTNDLGPFSLDNFRKKLSASWRVGLGTSNARHELNQQTTHVRLEKPEVKEGRSSDSLPQWTDSSAQQTRRHLIEKRREKRAAELVKKDNEVIVKLENTAIERSKSVESAILGKYNIWRKEIENENVDSTVRLMRDQIIMARVYLSIAKMKNKVELYEELIYRLKESQHALGDAVSDADLHRSTHGKIKAMGQVLSKAREQLYDCNLVTGKLRAMLQTADDQVRSLKKQSTFLSQLAAKTIPNGIHCLSLRLTIDYYLLPPEKRKFPGSENLENPSLYHYALFSDNVLAASVVVNSTIMNAKDPSKHVFHLVTDKLNFGAMNMWFLLNPPEKATIHVENVDDFRWLNSSYCPVLRQLESATLKEFYFKAGHPNSLSSGASNLKYRNPKYLSMLNHLRFYLPQVYPKLDKILFLDDDIVVQKDLTGLWTVDLNGKVNGAVETCGPSFHRFDKYLNFSNPHIARNFDPHACGWAYGMNMFDLKVWKKKDITGIYHKWQNMNEDRVLWKLGTLPPGLITFYGLTHPLDKSWHVLGLGYNPSLDRSEIENAAVVHYNGNMKPWLEIAMTKYRSYWTKYVKYNHPYLRNCKLNE is encoded by the exons ATGACGCCGAAAAACCGAGGCAAGGCTTCGTGTTTTCCTCTTCTCGGTTTCGTTCTCCTCTGCGTTCTTGCGCCGGtgtttttcttcctctcccGGGGGCTCTACGCTGCGGCGG ATGAAGATTATATTTCAGCTGTTCCAAGTAAACAG GTTGGCAAATGGAGAGAATGGCAGGCATTGCAGGACCTTAAATCACTTTTTTCAGAAGAG GTTCTTGATGTTATTGTATCCAGCACAAATGATTTGGGCCCTTTCAGTCTTGAcaatttcagaaaaaaattGTCTGCTTCATGGAGAGTTGGATTAGGAACTTCAAATGCTAGACATGAG ttaaaccaACAAACAACACATGTTAGACTAGAAAAGCCAGAGGTGAAGGAAGGCAGATCTTCAG ATAGTCTTCCTCAGTGGACTGATAGTTCTGCACAGCAAACCCGAAGG CATTTAATAGAGAAAAGGCGGGAAAAGCGTGCTGCTGAGTTGGTAAAAAAGGATAATGAAGTAATTGTAAAACTCGAAAATACAGCTATTGAACGCTCAAAATCTGTTGAGTCAGCCATTCTAGGTAAATACAACATTTGGAGGAAagaaattgagaatgaaaatGTCGATTCTACTGTTCGGTTGATGCGGGACCAGATCATTATGGCAAGGGTATATTTAAGCATTgcaaagatgaagaacaaggtcGAACTGTACGAAGAACTAATTTACCGGCTCAAAGAGAGTCAACATGCTTTAGGTGATGCAGTTTCTGATGCGGATCTACATCGCAG TACACATGGGAAAATAAAGGCTATGGGTCAAGTTCTATCAAAAGCAAGAGAGCAATTGTATGACTGCAACTTGGTCACTGGAAAACTAAGAGCAATGCTACAGACAGCTGATGATCAAGTTAGGAGTTTGAAGAAACAGAGCACATTCCTCAGTCAGTTGGCTGCCAAGACCATACCAAATGGAATTCATTGCTTATCTTTGCGCCTTACCATAGATTACTATCTCCTTCCTCCTGAAAAGAGAAAGTTCCCTGGGAGTGAGAATTTGGAGAATCCCAGTCTTTATCACTACGCACTGTTCTCAGACAATGTCTTGGCTGCATCTGTTGTTGTCAACTCAACTATTATGAATGCAAAG GATCCTTCAAAGCATGTTTTTCACCTTGTTACCGATAAACTAAATTTTGGAGCCATGAACATGTGGTTTCTTTTAAACCCTCCTGAAAAAGCTACAATCCATGTTGAAAACGTTGATGATTTTAGGTGGTTGAACTCATCCTACTGCCCCGTCTTGCGGCAGCTTGAATCTGCTACACTGAAAGAGTTTTATTTCAAGGCAGGGCATCCAAACTCACTTTCTTCCGGTGCTTCCAATCTGAAGTATAGAAATCCGAAATATCTCTCAATGCTCAACCATCTGAGATTCTATCTTCCACAGGTTTAtccaaaattggataaaatccTATTTCTTGATGATGACATTGTTGTTCAGAAGGATTTGACTGGATTATGGACTGTGGATCTTAATGGGAAAGTAAATGGTGCAGTTGAAACTTGTGGTCCCAGCTTTCACCGATTTGACAAGTACCTTAACTTTTCAAATCCGCATATTGCAAGAAATTTTGATCCACATGCTTGTGGTTGGGCATACGGGATGAACATGTTTGATCTGAAGGTGTGGAAAAAGAAGGATATCACCGGCATATATCACAAGTGGCAGAATATG AATGAAGACAGGGTGCTGTGGAAGCTGGGGACGTTACCTCCAGGGCTAATAACGTTCTATGGGTTGACACATCCGCTAGATAAATCATGGCATGTACTTGGTTTGGGTTATAATCCAAGTTTGGATCGATCAGAGATTGAGAATGCAGCAGTTGTACACTACAATGGTAATATGAAACCATGGTTAGAAATTGCCATGACAAAATATCGGTCTTACTGGACCAAGTATGTCAAGTACAATCATCCCTATCTTCGAAACTGTAAGCTAAATGAATAG
- the LOC100820592 gene encoding acyltransferase-like protein At3g26840, chloroplastic isoform X1 — MAAAGACLFSAALFRRPAGKPSSSRISSTTPRLAVSVDRVPASTAAAAAAESGEGNGAVVREKRREEKNEKEKENRRMNGWKEYLEYSKELIEPDGGPPRWFSPLECASRLDNSPLLLFLPDKKEALSVGITSCIGCQL, encoded by the exons ATGGCGGCCGCCGGAGCATGCCTCTTCTCCGCCGCGCTCTTCCGCCGGCCGGCTGGAAAACCGAGCTCCAGCCGGATCTCGAGTACGACTCCTCGCCTCGCCGTGTCGGTGGATCGGGTTCCGGCGTcgacggcggcggcggcggcggcggagaGCGGAGAAGGAAATGGTGCGGTGGTGAGAGAGAAGCGTAGGGAAGAGAAGAatgagaaggagaaggagaatcGACGCATGAACGGTTGGAAGGAGTATTTGGAGTATTCGAAGGAGCTGATTGAACCGGACGGTGGACCGCCGCGGTGGTTTTCGCCGTTGGAGTGCGCTTCGCGATTGGATAATTCTCCTCTTCTGCTCTTTTTGCCGG acaaaaaggaagcactgagtgtgggtattacgtcatgcattggatgtcaactataa
- the LOC100820592 gene encoding acyltransferase-like protein At3g26840, chloroplastic isoform X2, with translation MAAAGACLFSAALFRRPAGKPSSSRISSTTPRLAVSVDRVPASTAAAAAAESGEGNGAVVREKRREEKNEKEKENRRMNGWKEYLEYSKELIEPDGGPPRWFSPLECASRLDNSPLLLFLPVFH, from the exons ATGGCGGCCGCCGGAGCATGCCTCTTCTCCGCCGCGCTCTTCCGCCGGCCGGCTGGAAAACCGAGCTCCAGCCGGATCTCGAGTACGACTCCTCGCCTCGCCGTGTCGGTGGATCGGGTTCCGGCGTcgacggcggcggcggcggcggcggagaGCGGAGAAGGAAATGGTGCGGTGGTGAGAGAGAAGCGTAGGGAAGAGAAGAatgagaaggagaaggagaatcGACGCATGAACGGTTGGAAGGAGTATTTGGAGTATTCGAAGGAGCTGATTGAACCGGACGGTGGACCGCCGCGGTGGTTTTCGCCGTTGGAGTGCGCTTCGCGATTGGATAATTCTCCTCTTCTGCTCTTTTTGCCGG tatttcactga